One genomic region from Uloborus diversus isolate 005 chromosome 2, Udiv.v.3.1, whole genome shotgun sequence encodes:
- the LOC129235173 gene encoding nicotinate phosphoribosyltransferase-like: protein MDCENITNSRTLPKLNGVVQPLLTDLYQITMAYAYWKSSKCKDYAVFDLFFRKNPFSGEFTVFAGLEECLKFLENFRYSDSDIEYLKRILPSCVEPAFYEFLKELTAKDLKVYAIPEGTVVFPRVPLLRVEGPLPVTQLLETSFLTLVNYASLVATNAARYRIAAGPDIQLLEYGLRRAQGPDGGLSASKYAYIGGFDGTSNVLAGKMYDIPVKGTHAHAFVMSYSSLDDCKLNILLDRNRGVDVDFLELCKKYRSELSSLLHILKDEASDGELASFIAYAASFPDNFLALIDTYDVKKSGLLNFCAVALALNHLGYRALGVRIDSGDLAYLSKVASETFNRVATKYALPWFKNLTIVASNDINEETIISLNEQGHKISSFGIGTHLVTCQKQPALGCVYKLVEVNSRPCIKLSLDVEKVTIPACKSAYRLFGKDGHALIDLLQMNDEPPPEINQRVLVRHPFQESKRAYVQPVDVQNLYELCFRDGKICTNLPVLSDIRGRVQASLGSLRSDIKRNLNPTPYKVSVSGQLYNFMHDLWLKNAPIGELL, encoded by the coding sequence ATGGATTGCGAAAATATAACTAATAGTCGAACTCTTCCAAAATTAAATGGAGTTGTACAACCTTTATTGACAGATTTATACCAAATAACTATGGCATATGCTTACTGGAAAAGCAGCAAATGTAAAGATTACGCAGTGTTTGAtttgttttttcgaaaaaatccaTTCAGTGGCGAATTTACAGTTTTTGCTGGATTAGAAGAATGCTTGAAATTTTTAGAGAACTTCCGCTATTCCGACAGTGACATTGAATACTTGAAAAGAATTCTGCCATCATGCGTCGAACCAGCATTTTATGAATTTCTGAAGGAGCTAACAGCTAAAGACTTAAAAGTTTATGCAATCCCAGAAGGTACTGTTGTTTTTCCTCGAGTTCCTCTTTTGCGTGTGGAAGGTCCTCTACCGGTCACACAGCTTCTTGAAACGTCTTTCTTAACGCTTGTGAATTATGCCAGCTTAGTTGCTACAAATGCAGCTAGATATAGGATAGCTGCTGGACCCGACATTCAGTTGCTGGAGTATGGATTGCGGCGAGCTCAGGGCCCCGATGGCGGACTGTCAGCCTCCAAGTATGCCTATATTGGTGGGTTTGATGGTACAAGCAATGTCCTAGCTGGTAAAATGTACGACATACCAGTGAAAGGCACTCATGCTCATGCATTTGTTATGTCCTATTCCTCATTAGATGACTGCAAATTAAACATTCTCCTAGATAGAAATCGTGGTGTTGATGTTGATTTCTTGGAACTATGTAAGAAGTATCGCTCTGAACTCTCTTCTCTGTTGCATATTTTGAAGGACGAAGCCAGTGACGGGGAGCTTGCATCATTCATCGCATACGCGGCCTCTTTTCCCGACAATTTTTTGGCCCTGATAGATACATATGATGTCAAAAAAAGTGGCTTGCTGAATTTCTGTGCCGTTGCTTTAGCGCTGAATCATTTAGGCTACAGAGCACTCGGAGTGCGCATCGACAGCGGTGATTTAGCGTACCTCTCCAAAGTCGCAAGTGAAACGTTCAACAGAGTTGCTACAAAATATGCTCTGCCATGGTTCAAAAATCTGACTATTGTAGCAAGTAATGATATCAATGAGGAGACCATTATATCATTAAATGAACAGGGCCACAAAATAAGTAGCTTCGGTATCGGTACACACCTGGTGACTTGTCAGAAGCAACCAGCTTTGGGGTGCGTGTATAAGCTAGTCGAAGTGAATTCCAGGCCGTGTATCAAGCTGAGCCTCGATGTTGAAAAAGTCACCATTCCAGCCTGCAAGTCTGCATACAGACTTTTTGGCAAAGATGGCCACGCTTTGATTGatcttttgcaaatgaatgatGAGCCTCCACCTGAAATAAATCAAAGAGTGTTAGTGCGACATCCGTTTCAGGAGTCTAAACGTGCATATGTGCAACCGGTTGATGTACAGAACTTGTATGAGTTGTGTTTCCGAGATGGAAAGATTTGTACGAATCTCCCTGTGTTGTCTGACATCAGAGGAAGAGTCCAGGCCTCCTTAGGCTCGTTGAGATCCGATATAAAACGAAATCTCAATCCAACTCCTTACAAAGTTTCAGTATCAGGCCAATTATATAATTTCATGCATGATTTGTGGCTCAAAAATGCTCCTATCGGGGAGTTATTATGA